A part of Lacibacter sp. H407 genomic DNA contains:
- a CDS encoding SPOR domain-containing protein — MKKLFLFCFIISVAAVANAQMVVDTVSSTVFVMKDSRFDLLTKKKAEINKKAADAKKPTKGFRIQVLNTTDRNQALAIKSKLLTEYPEHKTYLMYQAPYFKIRIGNFVEKSEADDLKKEMARMFPTGVFVIPSEIEYKAPPEKEETIK; from the coding sequence ATGAAAAAGCTTTTCCTGTTTTGTTTTATTATTAGTGTTGCTGCTGTTGCCAATGCCCAGATGGTGGTTGATACGGTGAGTAGTACAGTATTTGTAATGAAGGACAGTCGCTTTGATCTGCTAACAAAAAAGAAAGCAGAGATCAATAAAAAGGCGGCTGATGCCAAAAAGCCAACCAAAGGTTTTCGCATCCAGGTGTTGAACACTACCGATCGGAATCAGGCGCTGGCCATCAAATCAAAATTATTAACGGAGTATCCTGAACATAAAACCTATCTCATGTACCAGGCTCCTTATTTTAAAATACGGATCGGCAATTTTGTTGAGAAGTCGGAAGCCGATGATCTGAAAAAGGAAATGGCCCGTATGTTTCCAACCGGTGTGTTTGTGATCCCCAGTGAAATTGAATACAAAGCGCCTCCGGAAAAAGAAGAAACGATCAAATGA
- a CDS encoding outer membrane beta-barrel protein: MKHLLLIVLIITATLPALAQTNGISGKVTDSTGSKGLDKATVKLVEKATPSDTLRTSTNEKGEFSFAKIPSSAYSIVISYSGYKPMVKEFFKPSAGVSNIDLGELILVNSYLDLQEIVIEAPAVTMKEDTVEFRASAFQTKPNAATEDLLKKLPGVQVDRDGNVTAQGKAVTRIKVNGKDFFTGDPKTATKEIPADMIDKVQVIDDYGDQSSVSGIRDGEPEKVINLQLKKDKNKGVFGRAQAGYGTNDRYMGALTVNRFNNSKQLSLIANSNNINTSTFQQEASSGGSGASFGGAGGGRGGGGMSFGGGNNNNNANQNGITKLNSIGLNYRNDFGKRNSFYGSYTYTHRSTTIEQFTAQQNIGRAGSGSLLTNTDRNSLNKSGAHRAFANLELWVDSFNYIKFSPSFTMSESNNFTSSLFDISNDDGLLQDGDNKNRSLSDRPNFRSNLLYNHRFKKRGRNFSFNSDLNFSSSLSDQFTNNESIFYLTNGTKDSTLNQNILQDNVTRNINVRATYTEPLSTDRFLDLSYNFNKNFGSNDRRNFIQLPNNGDYTFIDSLSNAYENNFDFNRFGASVRTVKKKYNYTLGVIFQPVVLNGYSLTKDSAYKPITNFNWFPVARFTYNFARTKSLNFNYNGNARQPDFEQLQPVIDQSNPQYLTEGNPLLRPSTSHNFNTNFNNFNFGTGRIFLINLGFNFVDNQIVNNVIRFKDANDKLTGQQLTRPENVDGYYNTNLFVTYARPFKNRKYVISTNSLVNYNNNISLVDNERTIGRNWLYSQGANFEFNIPWLELVTGVRYNLNYADFRDAGQSITRQSTWTLSSDARFDFGAGFIFRWDFDYLLNQGLAAGVQQNVALLNASLEKEIFKSKNGIIRLAGFDILKQNTSVSRNISTNFITDTRTNRLTQYFMLSFTYRLNKFKGTQAPQQENNMRRMGGRSMMMNDN, from the coding sequence ATGAAGCATTTACTACTCATTGTCCTTATCATCACTGCAACCTTACCCGCTCTGGCGCAAACAAATGGCATTTCCGGAAAAGTGACCGACTCAACCGGTTCCAAGGGCTTAGACAAAGCCACCGTTAAACTGGTAGAGAAAGCTACTCCATCTGATACGCTACGCACAAGTACCAATGAAAAAGGTGAGTTCAGCTTTGCAAAAATTCCATCGTCTGCTTATTCGATCGTGATCAGCTACAGTGGCTACAAGCCAATGGTGAAAGAGTTTTTCAAACCATCTGCTGGTGTATCCAACATCGATCTTGGCGAGTTGATCCTTGTCAATTCATACCTTGATCTGCAGGAAATCGTGATCGAAGCGCCAGCTGTTACCATGAAAGAAGATACAGTTGAATTTCGTGCAAGTGCCTTTCAAACAAAGCCCAACGCTGCAACCGAAGACCTGTTGAAAAAATTACCTGGTGTACAGGTTGACCGGGACGGAAATGTTACCGCACAGGGTAAAGCTGTAACACGTATAAAGGTAAATGGTAAAGATTTCTTTACAGGCGATCCAAAAACAGCCACGAAAGAAATTCCGGCCGATATGATCGATAAAGTACAGGTGATCGATGATTATGGTGATCAATCGAGTGTTTCAGGGATACGTGACGGGGAACCGGAAAAAGTAATTAATCTTCAACTGAAAAAAGATAAGAACAAAGGCGTATTTGGCCGTGCACAGGCAGGCTACGGCACAAATGACCGTTACATGGGTGCCCTTACCGTTAACCGGTTTAATAACAGCAAGCAGCTTTCACTCATTGCCAATAGTAATAATATCAATACATCCACTTTTCAACAGGAAGCAAGCAGTGGCGGCAGCGGTGCAAGTTTTGGTGGTGCAGGTGGTGGCCGTGGAGGTGGTGGTATGAGTTTTGGCGGCGGTAATAATAATAACAACGCCAACCAAAATGGTATTACTAAACTAAACTCCATCGGTTTAAACTACCGGAACGACTTTGGAAAACGCAACTCGTTCTATGGAAGTTATACTTACACACACCGGTCAACTACAATTGAACAATTTACAGCACAGCAGAATATTGGCCGTGCCGGTTCCGGTTCATTATTGACCAATACAGATCGCAACTCATTAAATAAAAGTGGCGCCCATCGTGCTTTTGCCAACCTGGAATTGTGGGTCGATTCATTTAATTACATCAAGTTCAGCCCAAGTTTTACAATGAGCGAAAGCAATAACTTCACTTCCAGTTTGTTCGATATTTCGAATGATGATGGGTTGTTGCAGGATGGTGACAACAAGAATCGCTCCTTGAGCGATCGGCCAAATTTCAGAAGTAATTTATTGTACAACCATCGTTTCAAAAAGCGTGGCCGTAACTTTTCGTTCAACAGCGATCTTAATTTTTCATCAAGCCTCAGCGATCAGTTTACCAATAACGAATCGATCTTTTACTTAACAAACGGCACAAAAGATTCAACACTGAATCAAAATATTCTGCAGGATAATGTTACCCGTAATATCAACGTACGAGCAACTTACACCGAGCCACTTTCAACTGACCGTTTCCTGGATCTGAGTTATAATTTCAATAAGAATTTTGGCAGCAACGACCGCCGCAACTTTATTCAGTTGCCAAACAACGGGGATTATACATTTATTGATTCACTGAGTAACGCATACGAAAACAACTTTGATTTTAACCGTTTTGGTGCCAGCGTACGTACCGTTAAGAAGAAATACAATTATACATTGGGTGTTATTTTTCAACCGGTTGTTTTAAATGGCTATAGCTTGACGAAAGACAGTGCGTACAAGCCCATTACCAATTTCAACTGGTTCCCGGTAGCAAGGTTTACGTATAATTTCGCCCGTACAAAATCACTCAACTTCAATTATAACGGTAATGCCAGACAACCTGATTTTGAACAACTGCAACCTGTAATTGATCAAAGTAATCCCCAATATTTGACAGAGGGTAATCCATTGTTGCGTCCTTCAACCAGTCATAACTTCAATACGAACTTCAACAATTTTAATTTTGGTACCGGTCGTATTTTCCTGATCAACTTAGGTTTCAATTTTGTTGACAACCAAATTGTAAACAATGTGATTCGGTTTAAAGATGCAAACGACAAACTTACCGGCCAGCAGTTGACCCGCCCTGAAAACGTAGACGGTTATTATAATACCAACTTGTTTGTTACTTATGCACGGCCTTTTAAAAACAGAAAGTATGTGATCAGCACCAACAGCTTGGTTAACTATAACAATAACATCAGCCTGGTTGATAATGAGCGTACCATTGGTCGTAACTGGTTATACAGTCAAGGTGCTAATTTCGAATTCAATATTCCATGGCTTGAATTGGTGACGGGTGTGCGTTATAACCTCAACTATGCAGATTTCAGAGATGCCGGACAATCCATCACCCGCCAAAGTACATGGACGCTCAGCAGTGATGCACGATTTGATTTTGGTGCAGGCTTTATTTTCCGTTGGGATTTTGATTACCTGTTAAACCAAGGGTTAGCAGCAGGTGTGCAGCAAAACGTAGCATTGCTGAATGCATCGCTGGAAAAAGAGATCTTTAAAAGCAAAAACGGAATTATCCGTTTGGCAGGTTTCGACATTTTGAAACAAAATACCAGCGTTAGCCGTAACATCAGTACCAACTTTATTACTGATACAAGAACCAACAGGCTTACACAATATTTCATGCTCAGCTTTACATATCGCTTGAACAAATTCAAAGGCACACAAGCTCCACAACAGGAAAACAATATGCGCAGAATGGGCGGACGAAGCATGATGATGAACGACAATTAA
- the deoC gene encoding deoxyribose-phosphate aldolase, whose product MNIASYIDHTILKPTTLISDIEQLCTEATMYNFAAVCVPPPFTKFAKGLLGGTNVKTATVIGFPFGYSAIEAKVTETLLAIVDGVDEIDMVANISAIKNGDWNFIKHEGEVLIPMAHKKEKHIKVIIESGVLTDEEIIRCCEIYAELGADFVKTSTGYAEKGATIEAVQLMRKHLPSNIQIKASGGIRNFAFAKQLVEAGANRLGCSASVVIVKESLND is encoded by the coding sequence ATGAATATTGCTTCTTATATCGATCATACTATTCTCAAGCCAACAACACTCATCAGTGATATTGAGCAATTGTGTACCGAAGCAACCATGTACAATTTTGCGGCAGTATGTGTGCCACCGCCTTTTACAAAATTTGCAAAAGGTTTATTGGGTGGAACGAATGTAAAAACAGCAACCGTGATCGGATTCCCGTTTGGCTACTCTGCCATCGAAGCCAAAGTGACCGAAACATTGTTAGCGATTGTAGATGGGGTAGATGAGATTGATATGGTGGCCAATATTTCGGCCATTAAAAATGGTGATTGGAACTTTATCAAGCATGAAGGAGAAGTGCTGATTCCGATGGCGCATAAAAAAGAGAAGCATATCAAAGTAATTATTGAAAGCGGCGTTTTAACCGATGAAGAGATCATCCGTTGTTGTGAGATCTATGCCGAACTTGGCGCAGATTTTGTTAAAACTTCAACCGGGTATGCAGAAAAAGGAGCAACAATAGAAGCGGTGCAACTGATGAGGAAGCATTTACCGTCTAACATCCAAATCAAAGCATCGGGCGGCATCCGGAATTTCGCTTTTGCCAAACAATTGGTGGAAGCAGGAGCAAACAGGTTGGGATGCAGTGCCAGTGTAGTGATCGTAAAAGAAAGTTTGAACGATTAA
- the secA gene encoding preprotein translocase subunit SecA — protein MLGFLSKLFGGSKSEKDVQKLAPIVEKINQYFQQYQSLSNDELRNKTQEFRVRIKEYLAVIDKEISVLTSQADAYGEDQIQDKDLTYQEIDKLKKERDSKIEEILEQIQAEAFAVVKEAARRFTNNEELQATATQLDKDLVIKRAHMRIEGDQVFYKKAWLAGGSEVVWNMVHYDVQLIGGSVLHQGKIAEMATGEGKTLVSTLPAYLNALPGEGVHLVTVNDYLARRDSEWNGTLFEFLGLTVDCIDKHQPNSEDRRKAYLADIVYGTNNEFGFDYLRDNMVVNTTEKVQRKLHFAMVDEVDSILIDEARTPLIIAGPVGTGSNEQQFQNMKPRIEKLIDAQKRLAQQYLNEAKKSIAEGDDDPKSGGLALMRAWRGLPKYGPLIKYLSEPGIKVKLQKAENYYLADQQKEMPKVDEGLLFHIDEKSNSVDLTDKGLSMITKDNEDPNFFVLPDISTALAAIDKSDAPAEEKLQKKESFLTEYSAKADRIHTVLQMLKAYSLFEKDIEYVVLDGQVKIVDEQTGRILDGRRYSDGLHQAIEAKENVHIEAATQTYATITLQNYFRMYHKLCGMTGTAETEAGEFWDIYKLDVVKIPTNLNMVRDDKQDLVYKTKREKYKAVIDEIEILRAAGRPVLVGTTSVEVSELLGKMLQVKKIPHNVLNAKQHAREAQVVAEAGLAGMITIATNMAGRGTDIKLGPGVKESGGLAILGTERHDSRRVDRQLRGRAGRQGDPGSSQFYVSLEDDLMRMFGSDRIAGMMDKLGYKEGEVIQHSMITKSIERAQKKVEENNFGIRKRLLEYDDVMNKQRSAVYTRRNHALSGERLALDIDNAYYTVADGLIASFKEQNDHEGFKMACIISFGIDTEITAEQLDKTDSNTLAQALYTEAKTAYLRKADALKKDAMPVFQNIKATQGAHIENVFVPFSDGKRGLQVLTPMNKTLETNGVELVNALERTSTLAFIDEAWKEHLRAMDDLRTSVQNATYEQKDPLVIYKVEAYTLFEQLNNEINKNIVSFLSHAGLPVEESSNVQIREGRQQKTDMSKMRQRKEDMVAAGAGSELMETPDYYDPSENVKQEPIIAGPKIGRNDPCPCGSGKKYKQCHGKDL, from the coding sequence ATGTTAGGATTCTTATCGAAACTGTTTGGTGGAAGTAAAAGTGAAAAGGATGTACAGAAACTTGCTCCCATCGTTGAAAAGATCAATCAATACTTTCAGCAATATCAAAGCCTTTCAAACGATGAACTCCGTAATAAAACGCAGGAGTTCCGGGTGCGTATCAAAGAATACCTCGCTGTAATTGATAAGGAAATTTCGGTACTTACTTCACAAGCCGATGCATATGGCGAAGATCAGATCCAGGACAAAGACCTTACTTACCAGGAAATTGATAAGCTGAAAAAAGAGCGTGACAGTAAGATCGAAGAGATACTGGAACAAATTCAGGCCGAAGCTTTTGCTGTGGTAAAAGAAGCGGCCCGCCGTTTCACCAACAATGAGGAATTACAGGCGACAGCTACTCAGTTAGATAAAGACCTTGTGATAAAGCGTGCGCATATGCGTATTGAAGGCGATCAGGTGTTTTATAAAAAAGCATGGCTTGCAGGTGGATCGGAAGTAGTGTGGAATATGGTGCATTACGATGTGCAGTTGATCGGTGGTAGTGTTTTGCATCAAGGGAAAATTGCTGAGATGGCTACCGGTGAAGGTAAAACGCTTGTATCAACATTACCTGCTTATTTAAATGCCTTGCCCGGTGAAGGTGTGCATCTTGTAACAGTGAATGATTATCTCGCCCGTCGTGATAGTGAATGGAACGGAACCCTGTTTGAATTTTTAGGATTGACTGTTGATTGTATTGATAAACATCAGCCAAACAGCGAAGATCGTCGCAAAGCATATCTGGCTGATATCGTTTACGGAACCAACAACGAATTTGGTTTCGATTATCTCCGTGATAACATGGTGGTGAACACAACCGAGAAAGTGCAACGCAAATTGCATTTTGCCATGGTGGATGAGGTAGATAGTATTTTGATCGATGAGGCACGTACGCCATTGATCATTGCAGGTCCGGTTGGAACAGGCAGCAACGAGCAGCAGTTCCAGAACATGAAACCACGGATCGAAAAATTAATCGATGCCCAAAAACGATTGGCGCAGCAATATTTGAATGAAGCAAAGAAATCAATTGCAGAAGGTGATGATGATCCAAAGAGTGGTGGCCTTGCATTGATGCGTGCCTGGAGAGGTTTACCGAAGTATGGTCCGTTGATCAAATACTTAAGTGAGCCCGGTATTAAAGTGAAATTGCAGAAAGCAGAAAACTATTATCTCGCCGATCAGCAAAAAGAAATGCCGAAGGTGGATGAAGGATTACTGTTTCATATTGATGAAAAAAGTAACTCGGTAGATCTTACAGATAAAGGTTTGAGCATGATCACAAAGGATAATGAAGATCCAAACTTCTTTGTGTTGCCTGATATCAGTACTGCATTAGCGGCCATTGATAAAAGTGATGCTCCTGCTGAAGAAAAATTACAAAAGAAAGAAAGTTTCTTAACTGAATATTCAGCGAAAGCAGATCGTATACATACCGTCCTGCAAATGCTGAAAGCATATTCGCTGTTTGAAAAAGATATCGAATACGTGGTGTTAGATGGACAAGTGAAAATTGTTGATGAACAAACCGGTCGTATTCTTGATGGCCGCCGTTACAGCGATGGTTTGCATCAGGCTATTGAAGCAAAAGAAAATGTGCATATTGAAGCGGCAACGCAAACCTATGCTACCATCACGTTACAAAACTACTTCCGTATGTATCACAAACTTTGTGGTATGACGGGTACTGCCGAAACAGAAGCAGGCGAGTTCTGGGATATTTACAAATTGGATGTTGTAAAAATTCCGACCAATCTCAACATGGTGCGTGATGATAAGCAGGATCTTGTTTACAAAACAAAGCGTGAAAAGTATAAGGCAGTTATTGATGAAATTGAAATACTGCGTGCAGCCGGTCGTCCGGTACTGGTTGGTACAACATCAGTTGAGGTGAGTGAATTGTTAGGCAAGATGTTGCAGGTGAAAAAAATTCCACACAATGTTTTGAACGCAAAACAACATGCCCGTGAAGCACAGGTAGTTGCCGAAGCGGGTCTTGCGGGAATGATAACCATAGCAACCAACATGGCCGGTCGTGGTACAGATATTAAACTGGGACCTGGTGTAAAAGAATCGGGAGGCTTGGCAATTCTTGGTACAGAACGTCACGATAGCCGTCGTGTCGATCGTCAGTTGCGTGGTCGTGCCGGTCGCCAAGGCGATCCCGGTTCATCACAATTCTATGTGTCGTTGGAAGATGATCTGATGCGGATGTTTGGTAGTGATCGTATTGCCGGTATGATGGACAAACTTGGCTACAAAGAAGGCGAAGTGATCCAGCATAGCATGATCACGAAATCAATTGAGCGTGCACAAAAGAAAGTAGAAGAAAACAACTTTGGTATCCGGAAGCGTTTGCTGGAGTATGATGATGTGATGAACAAACAACGTTCGGCTGTTTACACACGACGTAACCATGCATTAAGTGGAGAGCGTTTGGCATTGGATATAGACAATGCTTATTATACAGTGGCCGATGGTTTGATCGCTTCGTTCAAAGAACAAAATGATCACGAAGGATTTAAAATGGCTTGTATCATCAGCTTCGGTATCGATACCGAAATTACAGCTGAGCAATTGGATAAAACTGATAGTAATACATTGGCACAGGCGCTTTATACAGAAGCAAAAACCGCTTACCTGCGTAAAGCTGATGCATTGAAAAAAGATGCAATGCCGGTATTCCAGAATATCAAAGCCACGCAAGGTGCACATATTGAAAATGTGTTTGTGCCGTTCAGTGATGGTAAACGTGGCTTGCAGGTGTTAACACCAATGAACAAAACACTCGAAACAAACGGTGTTGAATTGGTGAATGCTTTGGAACGTACATCTACATTGGCGTTTATTGATGAAGCATGGAAGGAACATCTGCGTGCAATGGATGATCTGCGTACATCGGTACAGAACGCCACGTATGAGCAAAAAGATCCGTTGGTAATTTATAAAGTGGAAGCATACACCTTGTTTGAGCAATTGAACAACGAGATCAATAAAAATATAGTTTCCTTCCTTTCACATGCAGGTTTACCGGTTGAGGAATCATCGAACGTGCAGATCCGTGAAGGTCGTCAGCAAAAAACCGACATGAGCAAAATGCGCCAACGCAAAGAAGATATGGTTGCTGCAGGTGCCGGTTCTGAACTGATGGAAACACCGGATTACTACGATCCTTCCGAAAATGTAAAACAGGAACCGATCATCGCCGGTCCAAAGATCGGACGCAATGATCCTTGTCCTTGCGGCAGCGGTAAGAAATACAAACAATGTCACGGTAAAGATTTATAA